Proteins encoded in a region of the Triticum dicoccoides isolate Atlit2015 ecotype Zavitan chromosome 3A, WEW_v2.0, whole genome shotgun sequence genome:
- the LOC119268970 gene encoding proteasome subunit alpha type-2 encodes MGDSQYSFSLTTFSPSGKLVQIEHALTAVGSGQTSLGIKAANGVVIATEKKLPSILVDETSVQKIQSLTPNIGVVYSGMGPDFRVLVRKSRKQAQQYYRLYKETIPVTQLVRETAAVMQEFTQSGGVRPFGVSLLIAGYDDNGPQLYQVDPSGSYFSWKASAMGKNVSNAKTFLEKRYTEDMELDDAIHTAILTLKEGYEGQISANNIEIGVIRADREFKVLTPAEIKDFLEEVE; translated from the exons ATGGGCGACAGCCAGTACTCCTTCTCCCTCACCACCTTCAG CCCGTCGGGGAAGCTGGTGCAGATCGAGCACGCGCTCACGGCCGTCGGATCGGGCCAAACCTCGCTTGGCATCAAAG CTGCCAATGGCGTAGTTATCGCCACCGAGAAGAAATTGCCTTCTATTTTAGTGGACGAAACATCT GTGCAGAAGATTCAGTCACTGACTCCAAATATTGGAGTTGTCTACAG TGGGATGGGTCCAGATTTCCGCGTTCTTGTCAGAAAAAGTCGGAAGCAGGCACAGCAGTATTATCGGTTGTACAAG GAAACCATCCCGGTGACCCAGCTTGTCCGAGAGACTGCTGCTGTTATGCAGGAGTTCACACAATCTGG TGGTGTAAGACCATTTGGTGTATCACTGTTGATTGCTGGGTATGATGACAATGGTCCGCAGTTGTATCAG GTTGACCCATCAGGATCTTACTTCTCCTGGAAAGCATCAGCGATGGGGAAAAATGTGTCAAATGCAAAGACATTTCTTGAGAAAAG ATACACCGAAGATATGGAGCTTGATGATGCCATTCATACTGCAATTTTGACTCTGAAAGAAGG ATATGAAGGTCAAATCTCTGCCAACAACATTGAAATTGGAGTTATCCGGGCTGACCGTGAATTCAA AGTTTTAACTCCAGCAGAGATCAAGGATTTCTTGGAAGAGGTGGAGTAA